The DNA segment AGAAAGAGGAGATCTGCAACACCGAAGGGCCAGATAAACCACGATGAGTGAACAACAGCGCTTCTTTAAACATGGTGCCATCTTGCGCGGTGATCTCGCTCGGAATCGCAATACCCGACAGCTCATCTAATGCCTGCTTATCTTCTTTGTGCAAGGTAAATGGCACCAGACCTGCGGTGGTTGGCATCACTGGCAGCCCAAACTGCTCAGCAATTTTATACCCAAATGGCGTTGCGCCAAGCTTTGGCATCGACAAGCCACCGGTCGCCACCACCAAAGAATCACATGTGTATGACTCGGTATTGATACTCAAGGAGAACCCCTGTTCTCGTTTCTCAATCGAGTGAACATCCGCCTGATACTGCAGCGCTACATTAGGCATGTCACACTCTGCCAGCAGCATTTTTACGATGTCTTTTGCCGTATGATCCCCAACACAAAATAGCTGACCATGGTCGCGTTCTTCAAACTCGATACCATGCTTGCTCACCATAGAGATAAAGTCCCAATTGGTGTATTGCGAAAGCGCTGACTTCACAAAATGTGGGTTGTTGCACAGGTAATTCTGCGCGCTGACATCGTAATTGGTGAAGTTACAACGACCACCGCCAGAGATAAGAATTTTACGTCCCGGCTTTTTTGCGTGGTCCACAACAAGTACGCGACGCCCTCGCTTACCAGCTTCAGCCGCACACATTAATCCTGCTGCGCCCGCACCAATAATCACTACATCAACGTGCTTACTCATCACTTGTTACTCACTTTTAAGCAGAAATAAAAAAGGATGTGCAAATGCACATCCTCCATGATTGGTGGCTATTTTAGCGGCAAAGCCTATCCATGCCAACTTTAGTTTATTGTCACAACATAAACGCAGCAAACACCGTCACAGCAAGAAGGGTCATGCTCAAGACGAATAAGCCCCGAACTCGCACACACTTGTCTATGAACGCGGTATCGTGGTGTTGCAGATACTCCCGCGTGCGTAGATAGTGGAACAGGCGCACCTGTTTGGTGTAGTTTCCATGTGTGGTGAAGAAGCCCCCACCATCTACTTGCTGATAAAGCAATGGGTGAGCTTCGCGCATTATATATATCAGGGATCGCAGTGCGGTGAGGTATCTCGCCAAATTGACGGTACTCACTACCATTAGTGAAAATAGAATAACATCGCTGCTGATCATCTCTCCTCCCTACACCTTGTCATGGGCGAGCAGAGATGATCGTGATAGTCCTTAGCGCAGGGCCGTCGGGATATATCTTACTCCGCTGGCGAATCCATGATCGAAGATGAGCCTTCTTTTGCCATTGCAGCTAAATCTTTATCAATGAAGAACAACGCTTTACCATCTTCACCAACCAGATCCAGCTTGTCTAAAATTCCCTTAAATAGCTTCTCTTCCTCGTGTTGCTCTGCCACGTACCACTGCAAGAAGTTAAAGGTAGAATAGTCTTGAGAAGAGAACGCCACATGTGCCAGCTTGTTGATTTTTTGCGTAATCATCTGCTCATGCTCATAGGTTTCTCGGAACACATCACCAAGACTCTCAAATTGGTGCTTTGGTGCTTCAATCGCACCCAGAATCGGCATCGCACCCGTCTCACTTACATACGTAAAGAGGCGCTGCATGTGCTCCATCTCTTCTACAGCATGAGCACGTAAGAATTCAGCCGCTCCCTCAAACCCCTTGTCTTCACACCAAGCACTCATTTGTAAGTATAGATTGGATGAGAAAAATTCCAGATTAATTTGCTCGTTGAGCTGCTCTACCATTTCGTTAGCTAACATTGGGACTCCTAGTACCTTTATTCTAATATCCGCTAGTGTACGCCGCTGCGGCACGTTTTAACGTGACCTCTTTTGACTTATCAGCATACCTTTGAGATCAAAGATAACACTTTGTACCAAAGAAGTGGATATGCGATCACTGCAACATTCCCCCCAAAGGGTTAGTGCTAAGCTGAGGTTAATCAAACGGTGTTCATGGAGGTGTAGTTATGAGTTATCAACATATTCTGGTGGCTGTCGACCTAACGCCAGACAGCCGATTGCTGATCGATAAAGCGGTCTCTCTAGCCCAACCTTTGGGTGCCAAAGTCTCGCTGGCACATATCGATGTGAACTATGCTGAGCTATACACTGGTTTAGTGGATATCAATCTCGCCCAGACCCAAGATCAAGCCGCTGCCGGCTCCCTACGCCAGCTTAATGAGCTTTGTGAAGCAACAGATTATCCGATTGCAAACACACTGGTGGGTGCCGGAGATCTCAGTAGTGAGCTGTGTGAATCGGTTGAAGAGATGGATATCGACTTAGTGGTTTGCGGTCACCACCAAGACTTCTGGAGTAAGCTGCTATCGTCTACGCGCCAGTTGATTAACTGCACACCGGTGGATGTGCTTGTGGTGCCAATTAAGGACTAACGAATCCGATTAATGTAGCGATTCTACCGAAGCATCTTGGCTAAGGCTCACACTCGATGCCTGTTCGATTTTTTGCTTGAGCTTTTGATGCTTCTTCGCCAACTTGCGCTGCTTTTTAAGCACCTTTTTCATCGCTTTAAGATGCTTTTTCTGTTTCTTAATCGCTTTCTTCGCCTGTTTAAGCGTTTGTTCACTGCTATCGAACTCGATTGGGCTATCACTCTTGACTAACGGTAGCGCCGTTATCTGAGTGAGCTTCTCATCTGCGACTTTATTCACTATTGGTTCTGGCCGTATTTCAGCGGGCTGGGTTATCGTCTCTTGCAGCAAGCCACATTGGCTCTGTTGCTCCTGTTGAGCTTTTTTCTGACAAGATAGAGGCGGGATAGCGGCTGGCTTGCATAGACGGGATTGGTCGTCGGCACTGCGCGCGCACGAACGACATACAAACTTTGGCTCAGCAACCAAGCGATGGATATCCCCCAAATGCTCTTGGATGTCGCGTCGATTCAGTTTGCAAAGACGTTTAGTCATACCGCTTACCTAACTAAAAATAATAATGATTCTTAATTAGGTATAACGCGAATCTGAAGCGCACGCAAGCGGTTAATCGCTTACTCGCTGTCCATTGCCGCTTTGACGTAGACATCAAATCGATTCTTCTTAGTTTCGATCTTCATTGAAGGCGCTTGGTCAGCCAAAAATGGCGCGTAATCAGGCCTTTTCACAACCACACGTTTCGTTGCCAGGTGCATGGCGGGTTGCCACAAGCCATCCGCATCGTGATCGGCTCCTACCAGAGATTGAAACACTCGCATCTCCTTTTTCACTAAAGCCGATTTCTTTTTGTTATCCGGATGTGGGTACATTGGGTCGAGATACACCACATCTGGCTGAACAAAGCCCTCTCGATCAGCCAGTTCATCGAGCGCATCATGACTGGACGCGTGGAGTAGCGACATACGCTCACTCACCCAATGGCCTATCTCCGAATCTTGCTGCGCGCGAGCCAAACCATCGTCAAGTAGCGCTGCGACCACGGGGTGACGCTCTACCATCTGCACATTGCAGCCAAGTGATGCAAACACAAAAGAGTCACGCCCTAAACCAGCAGTGCCATCCAACACGGTTGGAGTCACGCCTTTGTTTAATCCCACTGCCTTAGCAATAGATTGACCTTTTCCACCACCAAATTTGCGACGATGAGCAACAGCACCAGTAACAAAATCCACAAAGATCGCCCCAAGCTTCGGCTCATCAAGCTTACGCAGCTCCAAACGCTCAGGCGTCAGCACCAAGGCAAACTCACTACTAGAGTCATGTTGTAATCCCCAGCGAGAAACCAGCTGTTCAAAATGAGTAGTTTGCGATGTATCTTCGCAGATCAACTGTAGGCGCAAGGTAGGCTCCGAAATAAGTACAAATTTGTGTCATGGTGAGTGTACCCAATTTTACTGGGATGCTCTAAGATAAACAGCACTTTTCACCGATAGAAATGGAGTCTATCGCAATGCAGACCACAAAACTCGATGACCTTGATCGCGCCATTCTAAAAACGTTAATGGAAGATGCACGCACTCCTTACGCTGAAATGGCCAAAGAGTTTGATGTCAGTCCTGCAACGATTCACGTACGCATCGAAAAGATGAAGGCGGCAGACATTATCCAAGGCACCGAGGTGATCGTGAACACCAAAAAGCTCGGTTATGACGTGTGCTGTTTTATTGGTATTAATCTCAATGCAGCAAGGGACTACCACTCTGCACTGGAAAAGCTGAACGCATTAGATGAAGTGGTCGAAGCGTATTACACGACAGGCGCGTATAACATCTTCGTCAAACTGATGTGTAAATCGATTGAAGAGCTACAGTTTGTTTTGATTGATAAACTGCAAGCAATTGATGAAGTACAATCCACCGAGACGCTAATCTCGCTGCAAAACCCCATCAATCGCAATGTCAATCCGTAATACCAGCGTTACTTCTTAGCTAGGAACTCACGCAACTCTTCAGGGCTGATACCTTGCTCTGCGAGTTGCTTTGCTAGAATATCCACTTGCTCTGACTTTCGTGATTCAATCACTTCCTGAAAGTGGAAAACCATATCACGCAGCATCTCAATCGGGACTTGCTTTGCAGCGCTGCGAATACGCTCTGCACTTTGGTTGCCTAGCTCACTAAGCAACTTACCATACATTACCTTTTCTGGGCTCGAGTCTAGTTGCTCAAGTAGTTTTGCCATTTCATAGGTCGTTAACGACATGATTATTTTCCACTGTATGAACCCAGACTCAGAGTGTATTTGGAGAGTGCCACGCGTCGAAAACGCACTTTTACTGAGTGGGTATTTTTTAAAAGAGTACGAGGCGTACAAATATACCCACAAAGTGCGCAAAAACAAAGCACTGTAAGTCAGTTCACTTGCGACCGCACCTCGCTCTTATGCGATTTCACCGTGCCAGCGCTTAGCTGATTGAGTCATCAGAACCAACAAGCCTGGTGCACTCAATAGCATTAGGAACACCATATGATGACTCGATTGTTCAAACCAGCCTTGAGTTAACGTGACTAATAGCCCGGCGCCTGTCATTTGAAACAGCCCTAACAAGGCGGAAGCCGTTCCCGCTTTATCACCAAAGGGGGCAAGTGCTTGTCCTGCTGCTGCGCCAAGGATAAAGGCAAACCCTGTTGAAGCAATAAACACTGGCAACATAAATGCCATCGGTGTTGCATTGTTGGCACCGTATGCCATCAATACCGCCGCAAACACCAGCAAGCTGATCCCGATAATCAATGTGCGATAGGCGCCCATTGATTGCAGGAAGCGCGGCCCGATAAAACACGCGGCAATATTAATGCATGCATTAATGGTAAACCAAACGGTAAACTCTGACATACTCAGCCCTAACTGGCCCATCAACAAATTCGGTGCGGCGGTAACATAACCAAGAATCACCCCCATGGCGATCAAACACATCGAGGCATGGAACAGAAAGCTTGGGTGGCTCAGCACGTCTTTGTAGTGCTGAACATTGACGACTTTTACCGCTTCATCGGATCGCTTTTCACTTGGCATGAGTACCAGTACGATCAAGCCAACAACCAAAGCGAACACCGCCATAGTCGTAAAGTTCGCGCGCCAACCAAACCACTCCGTCAGCCAAGCGCCCAAGATAGGAGCCATCGCCGGTATAAAACAAATGATGCCATTGAGGTAGCTGATCATTTTGCCGCTCTCTTTCGCTCCGTAGATATCCCTCACAGAGGCAAACGCGGCCACTGATGTCGCACACGCGCCTAAACCTTGCAGTATACGTGCGACTAACAACCATTCGATACTTGAACTAAACCAAGCCAATACCGAGGCTACTCCGTAGATCGAAGCGCCAATCAAAGCCACTTGTTTGCGACCAACGCTATCAGCTAAGGGACCAGTAAATAGTTGCCCAACACCCATGGCAATCATAAACCAGGTAATCGTATCTTTGACTAAAGTAGGTTCCACGTGAAACTCCGCACCAATCTCCGGTAGTGCCGGTAAGTAAATATCGATACCGAGCGGACTAAACAGAACCAAAAGTGCGAGTACAGCAATCATAGATTTGGAACAGGTTGGAGATGGCATGCAGGAACCTAAACTGAATAAGTGTAATTTGCCGTATATCGTATAGAATCAACAATATGACTAGAAGTGGTAATTAGTCATATCTATTATTCCCAATTGGAATGTAATGTATGGCCAAAACAACCAGAGTTGATCTCAATCTCCTTATTCAACTTGATGTTCTTCTTGAAGAACTCAATGTCACTCGGGCTGCGAATCGACTGTGTTTAAGCCAGTCCGCTGTGAGTAAAAACCTTGCTCGTCTGCGACTGCAGTTTGATGACCCCCTATTCATCCGGACACCGCAAGGCTTGAGCCCAACCCCTCGCGCACTCGCGCTTAAACCCAGAGTTCGGCAAATGGTGTATCAGCTGGACCAGCTTAATGAGCCCGAGCACTTTGAGCCCAAATCAAGTCAACACCGTTTTCAGCTCGCGGCCGTAGAGAGTGTATACCCACTGGTCTTGCCTTACTTTATGCCAGACGTCTTTAGCCATGCGCCAAACATCAACTTTTCCACTCACACTTGGGACAGCAATACCTTTAAACGCATTCTCGATGGTGAACTCGATATGGGGATCACGGGTAAGGATATTGATATCAACGACGCCAGACTCACGATGCTTGCTCCGAGTGGTATTGGTGAGCAAGAGATCTATCGTGATGAGCAGATGTGTGTAGTACGCAGCGATCATCCTGTCCTCAAACAGCCATGGACATTGGAGAACTATCTTAGCCTTCGCCATGTCCAAGTTCGTTGTGATGGCAATGATCGCTGGCTGCTTGATTATCGACTTGCCGATCGAGGATTAGAGCGAGACATCGCCATCACGGTGCCAGACTTTAACAGCGCAGCCAGTTTATGTACCTATTCAGACTTAGTGTTCACCGCCCCAGCCCACTTTACTAAGATGGTAAGTCATCAACTGGGGTTAAAACTACTGCCGCTGCCAATGAGATTTCCACCGATGGCATACACTCTATTTTGGAGTAAAGAGAGAGAATCTGACCCAGCAATAAACTGGCTCAAGAAGATTATCG comes from the Vibrio astriarenae genome and includes:
- a CDS encoding NAD(P)/FAD-dependent oxidoreductase, with the translated sequence MSKHVDVVIIGAGAAGLMCAAEAGKRGRRVLVVDHAKKPGRKILISGGGRCNFTNYDVSAQNYLCNNPHFVKSALSQYTNWDFISMVSKHGIEFEERDHGQLFCVGDHTAKDIVKMLLAECDMPNVALQYQADVHSIEKREQGFSLSINTESYTCDSLVVATGGLSMPKLGATPFGYKIAEQFGLPVMPTTAGLVPFTLHKEDKQALDELSGIAIPSEITAQDGTMFKEALLFTHRGLSGPSVLQISSFWKAGQPVSINLVPNDDIASLLENSREKHPNQSLKNTLAKVLPKRLVEVLIARRELDDKPLKQYNAKQFEQIVERLENWTILPNGTEGYRTAEVTLGGVDTDHLSSKTMECKSVEGLYFVGEVMDVTGWLGGYNFQWCWSSGFVAGQWV
- the uspB gene encoding universal stress protein UspB, which translates into the protein MISSDVILFSLMVVSTVNLARYLTALRSLIYIMREAHPLLYQQVDGGGFFTTHGNYTKQVRLFHYLRTREYLQHHDTAFIDKCVRVRGLFVLSMTLLAVTVFAAFML
- the ftnA gene encoding non-heme ferritin, which gives rise to MLANEMVEQLNEQINLEFFSSNLYLQMSAWCEDKGFEGAAEFLRAHAVEEMEHMQRLFTYVSETGAMPILGAIEAPKHQFESLGDVFRETYEHEQMITQKINKLAHVAFSSQDYSTFNFLQWYVAEQHEEEKLFKGILDKLDLVGEDGKALFFIDKDLAAMAKEGSSSIMDSPAE
- a CDS encoding universal stress protein, whose amino-acid sequence is MSYQHILVAVDLTPDSRLLIDKAVSLAQPLGAKVSLAHIDVNYAELYTGLVDINLAQTQDQAAAGSLRQLNELCEATDYPIANTLVGAGDLSSELCESVEEMDIDLVVCGHHQDFWSKLLSSTRQLINCTPVDVLVVPIKD
- a CDS encoding class I SAM-dependent methyltransferase, with protein sequence MRLQLICEDTSQTTHFEQLVSRWGLQHDSSSEFALVLTPERLELRKLDEPKLGAIFVDFVTGAVAHRRKFGGGKGQSIAKAVGLNKGVTPTVLDGTAGLGRDSFVFASLGCNVQMVERHPVVAALLDDGLARAQQDSEIGHWVSERMSLLHASSHDALDELADREGFVQPDVVYLDPMYPHPDNKKKSALVKKEMRVFQSLVGADHDADGLWQPAMHLATKRVVVKRPDYAPFLADQAPSMKIETKKNRFDVYVKAAMDSE
- the asnC gene encoding transcriptional regulator AsnC; this translates as MQTTKLDDLDRAILKTLMEDARTPYAEMAKEFDVSPATIHVRIEKMKAADIIQGTEVIVNTKKLGYDVCCFIGINLNAARDYHSALEKLNALDEVVEAYYTTGAYNIFVKLMCKSIEELQFVLIDKLQAIDEVQSTETLISLQNPINRNVNP
- a CDS encoding H-NS-like global regulator TsrA, whose protein sequence is MSLTTYEMAKLLEQLDSSPEKVMYGKLLSELGNQSAERIRSAAKQVPIEMLRDMVFHFQEVIESRKSEQVDILAKQLAEQGISPEELREFLAKK
- a CDS encoding multidrug effflux MFS transporter: MPSPTCSKSMIAVLALLVLFSPLGIDIYLPALPEIGAEFHVEPTLVKDTITWFMIAMGVGQLFTGPLADSVGRKQVALIGASIYGVASVLAWFSSSIEWLLVARILQGLGACATSVAAFASVRDIYGAKESGKMISYLNGIICFIPAMAPILGAWLTEWFGWRANFTTMAVFALVVGLIVLVLMPSEKRSDEAVKVVNVQHYKDVLSHPSFLFHASMCLIAMGVILGYVTAAPNLLMGQLGLSMSEFTVWFTINACINIAACFIGPRFLQSMGAYRTLIIGISLLVFAAVLMAYGANNATPMAFMLPVFIASTGFAFILGAAAGQALAPFGDKAGTASALLGLFQMTGAGLLVTLTQGWFEQSSHHMVFLMLLSAPGLLVLMTQSAKRWHGEIA
- a CDS encoding LysR substrate-binding domain-containing protein, whose translation is MAKTTRVDLNLLIQLDVLLEELNVTRAANRLCLSQSAVSKNLARLRLQFDDPLFIRTPQGLSPTPRALALKPRVRQMVYQLDQLNEPEHFEPKSSQHRFQLAAVESVYPLVLPYFMPDVFSHAPNINFSTHTWDSNTFKRILDGELDMGITGKDIDINDARLTMLAPSGIGEQEIYRDEQMCVVRSDHPVLKQPWTLENYLSLRHVQVRCDGNDRWLLDYRLADRGLERDIAITVPDFNSAASLCTYSDLVFTAPAHFTKMVSHQLGLKLLPLPMRFPPMAYTLFWSKERESDPAINWLKKIIVEKTAHLR